The Coccidioides posadasii str. Silveira chromosome 3, complete sequence genome contains a region encoding:
- the COQ4 gene encoding Ubiquinone biosynthesis protein (BUSCO:414508at4751~EggNog:ENOG410PGMW~COG:H~BUSCO:11367at33183), with product MAIAKSVRARAVGLRSLRVLCAQRSVAREFSVLNRPQPNYPGHIPLTPIERGALAIGSAVGSLLNPRRGDLIATVGETTATPFFIYRLRDAMLADSTGRRILRDRPRITSQTLSLPYLRNLPKNTVGYTYATWLDREGVSPDTRSSVQYIDDEECAYVMQRYRECHDFYHAVTGLPIVVEGEIALKAFEFMNTLIPMTGLSVFAAIRLKPEEKQRFWSIHLPWAIRSGLASKELINVYWEEQLERDVNELREELNIEKPPDLRDIRKKVREQKKAAKEAVIKS from the exons ATGGCAATAGCAAAGTCAGTGAGAGCAAGAGCCGTGGGCTTGCGCTCTTTACGAGTCTTATGCGCACAGCGAAGCGTTGCCCGCGAATTCTCCGTTCTCAATCGCCCTCAACCAAATTATCCAGGCCATATACCTTTGACACCGATAGAGCGGGGAGCTCTAGCAATTGGGTCGGCTGTGGGATCACTGTTGAATCCTCGGCGGGGAG ATCTAATAGCAACTGTCGGCGAAACCACCGCAACGCCATTCTTCATCTATCGTCTCCGCGATGCCATGCTCGCGGACTCCACCGGCCGACGAATCCTCCGTGATCGCCCCCGAATAACCTCACAGACACTTTCCCTTCCCTACCTCCGCAACCTGCCTAAAAACACCGTTGGGTACACCTACGCTACCTGGCTCGACCGGGAGGGTGTCAGCCCAGACACCCGCAGCAGTGTGCAGTACATCGATGATGAAGAATGCGCGTATGTAATGCAGCGGTATCGCGAGTGTCACGATTTCTACCATGCAGTGACAGGCCTGCCGATCGTGGTGGAGGGTGAAATCGCACTGAAGGCGTTTGAGTTTATGAACACGCTGATTCCAATGACTGGATTGAGTGTGTTTGCGGCCATCAGGCTGAAGCCggaagaaaagcagagatTTTGGAGTATTCACTTGCCTTGGGCCATTAGAAGCGGCTTGGCGAGTAAAGAGCTGATCAATGTTTACTGGGAGGAACAACTAGAAAGAGATGTGAATGAATTGAGGGAGGAACTTAATATCGAGAAGCCTCCGGATTTGAGAGACATAAGGAAGAAAGTTAGAGAACAGAAGAAAGCGGCAAAAGAGGCAGTGATAAAGTCATGA
- a CDS encoding uncharacterized protein (EggNog:ENOG410PKW5~COG:S) — MAPETFASAGKKHEEFTQWAKDQGIQINGVAAVRFPGRGMGIAALRGIDAGETIVSVPTSSLLTLDKIPSTFREKFQGDTPIQGIFAAYLACDDDARSRYAPWRATWPTMRDFEDSIPLLWPKYLIGTPGDELKGQGETTARGEEVFASLLPPSISGHFTLSNRVGRFSGDYTPDHQNLLENQRSRFRKAFSRVKLACPGINLEIFTYYWFATHTRCFFYVAKDSEVPEDRNDAMALCPFADYFNHSSNDPGVGHRFSLLLLKNLVYFAALSNPI, encoded by the exons ATGGCCCCTGAGACTTTTGCCTCTGCAGGCAAAAAGCATGAAGAATTCACACAGTGGGCCAAAGATCAGGGAATACAGATCAACGGCGtagctgctgttaggttTCCAGGTCGAGGGATGGGCATTGCTGCATTAAGGGGCATTGAT GCTGGAGAAACAATCGTCTCTGTTCCCACATCCAGCCTTCTAACACTAGACAAAATTCCCTCGACGTTCAGGGAGAAGTTCCAAGGAGACACTCCTATCCAGGGCATATTTGCCGCATATCTAGCCTGTGATGATGACGCGCGGTCCAGGTATGCTCCATGGCGCGCAACATGGCCCACCATGCGGGATTTTGAGGATTCAATCCCGCTACTTTGGCCAAAATATCTCATCGGGACTCCGGGCGATGAGCTCAAAGGCCAAGGGGAAACCACAGCGCGAGGAGAGGAGGTCTTTGCATCTTTATTGCCTCCCTCCATATCTGGTCACTTCACCTTATCGAATAGGGTCGGTCGATTTTCTGGTGATTACACCCCTGACCACCAGAACCTCCTCGAAAATCAGCGTAGCAGGTTCCGAAAGGCTTTCAGCAGAGTGAAACTGGCTTGTCCAGGTATAAACCTGGAAATATTCACTTATTATTGGTTTGCCACACATACAAGATGTTTCTTTTATGTAGCGAAAGATTCAGAAGTGCCGGAAGACCGTAATGATGCGATGGCATTGTGTCCGTTTGCCGATTATTTCAATCATTCAAGCAATGACCCTGGGGTAGGCCACCGGTTTTCCCTCCTTTTATTGAAAAATTTAGTATATTTTGCAGCTTTAAGCAATCCGATCTGA
- a CDS encoding uncharacterized protein (EggNog:ENOG410PMYW~COG:H~BUSCO:5717at33183), whose translation MVGPKRQMEAQDEGPIPEPGVRNPISRRIHVLGIGNIGGFVAHSIASLPNRPPITLLLHKVEHYFAWKKYGKRLTLVKNGIAEPRSGFDVNILRDGVWYEPYKPSEFNPGEPENAQGVHQGRTDEQFIDVNNEKIDSLILAVKATQVEQALKSVRHRLTPQSAIVFIQNGMGIREEVNEKIFPDPATRPNYIQGITSHGLYYTKAYHITHAGVGTSAFSIVYPERPRAPVDEAGNIKPGEKFNDRDYWAISSIYLTNTLTRSPELTAIRINKNEMLQFQLEKLAINCVINPLTALNDCQNGDLLYNYNVSRVQKLLLIEISTVIRALPELQGIPGVMARFSPERLRTLAVSVMHKTAENTSSMLQDMRMGKETEIEYINGYIVRRGEELGVKCALNYMLVQMVLAKTRMLSKKMQGQIPLDPSVPE comes from the coding sequence ATGGTCGGTCCAAAGAGGCAAATGGAGGCACAAGATGAAGGCCCAATCCCTGAGCCGGGCGTACGCAACCCAATATCAAGAAGGATACATGTCCTGGGAATTGGAAATATAGGAGGCTTCGTTGCGCACTCAATTGCTTCATTGCCAAACAGGCCTCCAATTACTCTGCTTCTACATAAGGTCGAACACTATTTTGCGTGGAAGAAGTATGGGAAACGTCTTACGTTAGTCAAGAACGGAATTGCCGAGCCGAGAAGCGGCTTCGATGTCAACATCCTGAGGGACGGAGTCTGGTATGAACCGTATAAGCCTTCTGAATTCAATCCCGGGGAGCCTGAAAATGCACAAGGTGTGCATCAAGGCAGGACAGATGAGCAGTTCATTGATGTGAACAACGAAAAAATCGACAGTCTAATTTTGGCGGTCAAGGCGACTCAAGTCGAGCAGGCGCTGAAGTCTGTACGTCACCGACTTACTCCCCAGTCGGCGATAGTGTTTATTCAGAACGGGATGGGCATTCGTGAAGAAGTTAATGAGAAAATCTTTCCGGATCCTGCTACAAGGCCGAATTATATCCAGGGCATTACATCGCATGGGCTCTATTACACGAAAGCTTATCACATCACCCACGCTGGAGTTGGAACATCCGCTTTCAGTATCGTGTATCCGGAACGACCACGTGCACCAGTTGACGAGGCGGGAAATATTAAGCCTGGGGAGAAGTTTAACGACAGAGATTATTGGGCTATCTCATCGATCTACCTCACCAACACGCTAACTCGTTCGCCCGAGTTAACTGCAATTCGAATCAACAAGAATGAAATGCTTCAATTTCAACTTGAAAAGCTTGCCATCAACTGTGTAATCAACCCACTCACTGCTCTGAACGACTGCCAGAATGGCGATCTCCTTTACAATTACAATGTTTCCCGAGTGCAAAAACTATTACTCATCGAAATATCTACCGTTATTCGTGCTCTTCCCGAACTGCAAGGCATACCTGGTGTTATGGCTCGATTTTCACCTGAAAGATTACGTACCCTGGCTGTCAGCGTCATGCATAAGACTGCAGAGAATACGAGTTCAATGCTGCAAGATATGAGAATGGGAAAAGAAACAGAGATCGAATACATTAATGGGTACATTGTTCGACGAGGAGAAGAGCTGGGTGTTAAATGCGCCCTTAATTACATGCTCGTTCAGATGGTACTGGCGAAGACGAGGATGCTTTCGAAGAAGATGCAGGGCCAGATTCCACTTGATCCCTCGGTACCAGAGTAA